Below is a genomic region from Zeimonas sediminis.
AGAAGAGCGGCGAGATGGTCGTGCCCAAGGGCTCGATCGGCTTCCGCTGGGGCCAGAAGGAAGGCGGCGACGCCGGCAAGTGGAACCTGCAGTCCGAGGCCTCCGACGGCCGCGAGATCGTGCCGCAGATGACGCTGCTCGGCTCGCACGACGAGGTCGTCGAGGTCTCTTTCCCCTACTTCGGCGGCGTGGCGCACCCGCAGTTCAACGCCAACCCGGTGGCCGACGTGATCACCCAGCGGGTGCCGGCCCGCCGCGTGAAGACGAAGGACGGCGAGAAGCTGGTGGTCACCGTGCACGACCTGACCCTCGCCCACTACGGCGTGGACCGCGGGCTGGGCGGCGACTTCATGCCGAAGTCCTACGACGACAACCTGCCCTACACGCCGAAGTGGCAGCAGGCGATCACCGGCGTGTCGCCGGAGGACGTGATCACGGTGGCGCGCGAGTTCGCCGACAACGCCGACAAGACGCAGGGCAAGTCGATGGTGATCATCGGCGCCGCGATGAACCACTGGTTCCACATGGACATGAACTACCGGGGGATCATCAACCTGCTGGTGTTCTGCGGCTGCATCGGCCAGTCCGGCGGCGGCTGGGCGCACTACGTGGGCCAGGAAAAGCTCCGTCCGCAGACCGGCTGGACCGCGCTGGCCTTCGCGCTCGACTGGCACCGCCCGCCCCGCCAGCAGAACTCGACCTCGTTCTTCTACGCGCACACCGACCAGTGGCGCTACGAGCGGCTGGCCACCAGCGAGATCCTGTCGCCACTGGCCGACCCGAAGAAATACTCGGGCAGCCTGATCGACTTCAACACCCGCGCCGAGCGCATGGGCTGGCTGCCCTCCGCCCCGCAGCTGCAGCGCAATCCGCTCGAGCTTTCGCGCGAGGCGAAGCGCCGCGGCCTCGACCCGAAGGAGTACGTGCTCGACGAGCTCAAGGGCGGCAGGCTGAACTTCTCCTGCGTGGACCCGGACCATCCGGACAACTTCCCGCGCAACCTGTTCGTGTGGCGCTCCAACCTGCTCGGCTCCTCGGGCAAGGGACACGAGTACTTCCTGAAGCACCTGCTGGGCACCAAGCACGGCGTGCAGGGCAAGGACCTCGGCCAGATGGGCGAGGCCAAGCCCGAGGACGTGGCCTGGCACGACGAGGCGCCCGAGGGCAAGCTGGACCTGCTGGTCACGCTCGACTTCCGGATGTCGACCACCTGCCTGTACTCCGACATCGTGCTTCCGACCGCCACCTGGTACGAGAAGAACGACCTGAACACCTCGGACATGCACCCGTTCATCCACCCGCTGTCGACCGCGGTGGACCCGGCCTGGCAGGCGCGCAGCGACTGGGAGATCTTCAAGGGCTTCGCGAAGCGCTTCTCCGAACTGACCAATGGCCACCTCGGCGTCGAGCAGGACGTCGTGCTCACGCCGCTGATGCACGACTCGCCGGGCGAGCTGTCGCAGCCCTTCGAGCCCAAGGCCTGGTTCCGCGGCGAGTGCGAACCGGTGCCCGGCAAGACGATGCCCACGATCACCGTGGTCGAGCGCGACTACCCGGCCACCTACCGCAAGTTCACCTCGCTGGGCCCACTGATGGCCAAGGTCGGCAACGGCGGCAAGGGCATCGGCTGGAACACCGAGCACGAGGTCGATCTGCTGGGCAAGCTCAACGGCAAGGTCGCCGAGCCGGGCGTGTCCGAGGGCCTGCCCCGGATCGAGAGCGACATCGACGCCACCGAGGTGGTGCTGTCGCTGGCGCCCGAGACCAACGGTGAAGTGGCGGTCAAGGCCTGGGAGGCGCTGTCGAAGTTCACCGGCCGCGACCACACGCACCTGGCGATCCCGCGCGAGGACGAGAAGATCCGCTTCCGCGACATCCAGGCCCAGCCTCGCAAGATCATCTCGAGCCCGACCTGGTCGGGGCTGGAGTCCGAGCACGTGTCGTACAACGCCGGCTACACCAACGTGCACGAGCTGATCCCATGGCGCACGCTGTCCGGGCGCCAGCAGCTCTACCAGGACCATCCGTGGATGCGCGCGTTCGGCGAGGCGCTGGTCAGCTACCGGCCGCCGGTGAACACGCGCACCGTGGAGCCGATGCTGGGCCAGCGCGGCAACGGCAACCCCGAGATCCTGCTGAACTTCATCACGCCGCACCAGAAGTGGGGCATCCACTCCACCTACACCGACAACCTGCTGATGCTGACGCTGTCGCGCGGCGGCCCGATCGTGTGGATCTCCGAGATCGACGCGAAGAAGGCCGGCGTGGTCGACAACGACTGGGTCGAGGTGTTCAACGTGAACGGCGCGCTGATCGCCCGCGCGGTGGTCAGCCAGCGGGTGCCCGAGGGGATGATCATGATGTACCACGCGCAGGAAAAGATCGTGAACACCCCGGGGTCGGAGATCACCGGCACGCGCGGCGGCATCCACAACTCGGTCACGCGCGCGGTGCTCAAGCCCACGCACATGATCGGCGGCTATGCGCAGCTTTCGTACGGCTTCAACTACTACGGCACCGTGGGGTCCAACCGCGACGAATTCATCATCCTGCGCAGGATGGACCGGGTCGACTGGATGGACGACGCGGCCTGAGCGCCGGCGCGAACGGAACGCATGGAGCAAATGAGATGAAAGTACGCGCACAGATCGGCATGGTCCTTAACCTGGACAAGTGCATCGGCTGCCACACCTGCTCGGTCACCTGCAAGAACGTCTGGACCACCCGCGAAGGCATGGAGTACGCGTGGTTCAACAACGTGGAGACCAAGCCCGGCATCGGGTATCCGAAGGACTGGGAGAACCAGCAGCGCTGGAAGGGCGGCTGGACCCGCAAGGCCAACGGCGCCATCGAGCCGATGCAGGGCGGCAAGTGGTCGCTGCTGATGAAGATCTTCTCGAACCCGAACCTGCCCGAGATCGACGACTACTACGAGCCCTTCACCTTCGACTACGAGCACCTGCACAACGCGCCGGACATGAAGCACGCGCCGGTCGCGCGGCCGCGCAGCCTGGTGAGCGGCAAGCGGATGGAGAAGATCGAGTGGGGCCCGAACTGGGAGGAGATCCTCGGCGGGGAGTTCTCCAAGCGATCGGCCGACTACAACTTCGAGGGCATCCAGAAGGACATCTACGGCGAGTTCGAGAACACCTTCATGATGTACCTGCCCAGGCTGTGCGAGCACTGCCTGAACCCGGCCTGCGTGGCCTCGTGCCCCTCCGGTTCGATCTACAAGCGCGAGGAAGACGGGATCGTGCTGATCGACCAGGACAAGTGCCGCGGCTGGCGCATGTGCGTGTCGGGCTGCCCGTACAAGAAGATCTACTACAACTGGTCCAGCGGCAAGGCCGAGAAGTGCATCTTCTGCTACCCGCGGATCGAGGTCGGCCAGCCGACCGTGTGCTCCGAGACCTGCGTGGGCCGGATCCGCTACCTCGGCGTGCTGCTGTACGACGCGGACAAGATCCAGGAGGCCGCGTCGGTGGCCGATCCGCGCGACCTGTACCAGGCGCAGCTCGACGTCTTCCTCGACCCGAACGACCCGGCGGTGATCGCGCAGGCGCGGGCCGACGGGATCCCCGAGGCCTGGCTGCAGGCCGCGAAGGTGTCGCCGGTCTGGAAGATGGCGATGGACTGGAAGATCGCCTTCCCGCTGCATCCGGAATACCGGACGCTGCCGATGGTCTGGTACGTGCCGCCGCTGTCGCCGATCTCGGCGCGCGCGTCCAGCGGCCAGATCTCCGAGAAGGGAGGCATTCCCGACGTCGCCAGCCTGCGGATCCCGCTGCGCTACCTGGCCAACATGCTGACCGCCGGCGACGAGGAGCCGATCCGCGTCGCGCTGGAGCGGATGCTCGCGATGCGCGCGTTCATGCGGGCGCGCAACGTGGAGAAGCGGCACGCCGGCGAGCTGCTCGACAAGGTCGGCATGAGCGCCACCCAGATCGACGACATGTACCGGATCCTCGCGATCGCCAACTACGAGGACCGCTTCGTGATCCCGACCACGCACCGCGAGTACGCGGAAGACGCGTTCGACATGCGTGGCGGCTGCGGCTTCTCCTTCGGCAACGGGTGCTCCGACGGCAGTTCCGCCGGCAGCCTGTTCTCCAGCAAGGGCAAGCGGGTCATCGCGATCAAGGAGACCCTCTGACATGAAACCGATCCGATACACGCTGCGCGCGATCGGCGCGCTGATCGACTACCCGCAGGCCGAGCGCCAGGGCCTGGCCGCCGCGGTGCGCGACGCGCTCGACGGCGAGCGCGCGCTGTCGCCGGCCATGCGCGAGCAGCTGGCCGGGTTCGCGGACGGCCTCGAGCGCGGCGACGCCTTCGACCTGGCCGAGACCTGGGTCGCCACCTTCGACCGCGGCCGGATGACCTCGCTGCACCTGTTCGAGCACGTGCACGGCGAGTCCCGCGACCGTGGCCAGGCGATGGTCGACCTGAAGATGCTCTACGAGAAGGCCGGCCTGCTGCTTTCGGCCGACGAGCTGCCCGACTACCTGCCCGCCTTCCTCGAGTACCTGTCGACCCAGGAGCCGAAGGCGGCGCTGGCCGACCTGCGCGACACGGCCGACGTGCTGCGCAAGCTCGGCAACGTCCTGGCGCGGATCGGCAGCCGCTACGCGCTGCTGCCGGCCGCGCTGCTCGAGCTGGCCGGGGCGCCCGGCCTCGACGAGCCGCTGCCCGCCGCCGAGAAACTCGCGCCGATCGACACCGAGGCGCTCGACCGCGAGTGGGCGGACGAGCCGGTGATGTTCGGCGGCGAAGGCGGCTGCGGCGCGGCCTCGCAGGGCGGCCAGGTCTCCCCGATCACGATCCACCGCAAGGGCGCCGGCAAGGCGCCGGTTTCGCACGGAGTGCAGTCATGAGCGGCACCAACCAGTTCCTCTTCGGCATCTACCCGTACATCGCGCTGGCGATCTTCCTGCTCGGCAGCCTGATCCGCTTCGACCGCGAGCAGTACACCTGGAAGAGCGACTCCTCGGAGCTGCTTCGCCGCGGACAGCTCAGGTGGGGCAGCAACCTGTTCCACCTCGGCATCCTGATGCTGTTCGGCGGACACTTCGTCGGCCTGCTGACGCCCAAGGAGCTCTACCACGCGGTCGGCCTGAGCACGCAGGGCAAGCAGATCATCGCGATGGCCGCCGGCGGCTTCGCCGGCACCCTGTGCCTGATCGGCATCGCGCTGCTGCTGCACCGCCGGCACACCGAGCCGCGGGTGCGCGCCAACTCGCGCACGATGGACTTCGTGATCCTGTACTGGATCCTGGTCACGCTGCTGCTGGGCCTGGTCAGCATCGTCGCGTCGCTCGCGCACCTCGACGGCAGCGTGATGGTGGCGCTGTCGCACTGGGCGCAGCACATCGTGACCTTCCGCGGCGACGCTGCCGGCTTCATCGTCGACGTGCCGCTGATCTACAAGATCCACCTGTTCTTCGGCATGACGCTGTTCGTGCTGTTCCCGTTCTCGCGGCTCGTGCACGTCTGGAGCGGCTTCGCGTCGGTTGCCTACGTGATCCGGCCCTACCAGCTGGTGCGCCGTCGCGGCACCGCTCGCTGAGGAGGCCCGCGATGTCATCGATCGATTCGACCGCCGGCTTCGCCGCGAGCCGCGCCGGGCTGCTGCGCCGGGCGGCCGAGCTCGGCTGGCTCGAGGAAGGCGCCGATCCCGACACGCTGGTGTTCGCCTCGCCCGACGAGGAGCAGGCGCTTCTGCTGCGCGTGCTCGAGCACGAGGTGCCCTGGAAGAGCCCGGGCGCCGACGAGGCGCGACGCTGGTTCGACGCCCACGCCGAGAAGTACCGGACCGGCGCGCGGCGATCGGTTGCCCACGTGCTGTATGGCGTCACGCCCCGGGTGCCGGTGGGCGCGCTGCGCGAGCACGCCGAGCGCAGGCTGAAGGAAGTGCTGGCCGACCCGGCCCGCTTCGAGGCGCTGGCCCGCGAGGAATCGAACTGCCCCAGCGGCGCCGAGGGGGGCGCCCTGGGCGGCATCGAGCGCGGCGAGACCGTGCCCGAGTTCGAGCAGGCGGTGTTCGAGGCGCGGGCGCCGGGTGTTCTGCCGCTGCTGGTGGCCACTCGCTACGGCTTCCACATCGTGCGGGTCGAAGCGATCGACGAAGGCCAGGCGCCATCGTTCGACGCGTGCCGCGAGGCGGTCGAGCGCGACCTGGCGACCGACGCGTGGCTGACCGCCTGCAGGCAGTACCTGCAGCGACTTTCGGACGAAGCGCCGGCGCCGCTCGTGCAGTGAGAGCGCCCCGCGCCGACTCGAGTTCATCGTGAACGCACCCGAGGCACCCAGCCGATGGGAATGAGAATCCGCCCGGTCTGCGAGGGCATCAATCCGCTGCGCGACATCGTCGAGGGCGCGCGCCACTTCCAGCAGGCGATCGCGCCCGAGGCGCGCGAGTTCTTCGGCAACCTGGCCGCCGGCCAGGCGCCGAAGGCGCTGTTCGTGACCTGCTCGGACTCGCGGATCAACCCCTTCCTGATCACCGACACGAACCCGGGCGACCTGTTCATCATGCGCAACGCCGGGCACATCGTGCCGCCCTTCGGCGCGGCCAAGGGCGGCGCCGAGGCCACGGTCGAGTTCGCGGTCGTGGCGCTCGGCGTCGAGGACATCATCGTCTGCGGGCACTCGCACTGCGGGGCGATCCGCGGCCTGATGCACCCCGAGGCGCTCGGCGAGATGCCCGCGGTCCGGCAGTGGCTGGCGCTCGCCGAGCCGACCCGGGCGATCGTCGCGGCGAACTTCGCCGACCTTCCCGAACGGGAGCGCACCGAGGCGATGACGCAGGTCCACGTGCTGACGCAGATGGCGAACCTGCGCACGCTGCCGCCGGTGGCGGCGCGGCTCGCCAGGGGCAAGCTGCGACTGCACGGCTGGGTCTATCACATCGGCTCCTCCGAGATCCTGGTGTGGAACCGCGAGACCCACCGATTCGGCCGGATAGACGGCGGCGAGCCCTTGCACTATTGCCCGGAGATCCGGCTCGACGACTGATCGGGCGCCCGGGTTTCGGGCAGGCTGCCGGGCGACCAGCGGTGTTAAGATTTGATGACCCAATAGTCATTAATCGGCCCGACGACGCCCGATGTCCGCCCTTCCCTCCCGTTCCCCGCGCTGGGAGCGCCGCAAGCAGGCGCGCCCCGGCGAACTGCTGGACGCGGCGCTCGACCTGTTCGTCGAACGCGGATTCGCGGCCACCCGCCTCGACGAGGTCGCGGCGCGCGCGGGCGTCAGCAAGGGCACGCTGTACCTGTACTACGCCAGCAAGGAAGACCTGTTCAAGGCGGTGGTCCGGCAGAACATCGTGCCGCTGATCGAGGCCTTCGAACGCGACGTCGCCGCCTGGGAAGCGGGCAGCGCCGAGCTGCTCCAGGCCTTCTTCGAGGGCTGGTGGACCCGTTTCGGCGCGACCAAGCTGGCCGGCATCGCCAAGCTGGTGGTCGGCGAGGCCGGCAATTTCCCCGAGCTGGCCCTGTTCTTCCAGCAGGAAGTGGTGTTGCCGAACGCGAAGCTGCTGCGCACGATCATCGAACGTGGCATGGGCCGCGGGGAGTTCGCCGAAGTCGACGTCGAGGCGGCAGTGCACCTGTGGATGTCGCCGCTGGTCATGAAGGCGATCTGGGAGCGCTCGATCCAGCCCTGCTGCCCGCCCGGCTTCGAGGTGCCGATCGAACGTTTCCTTGACGCGCATCTGCGCTCGGTGCTGGCCACCCTGGCACCACACGACCGCGCGGCGCGGCCCGTTGGCTAAAATTCGCTGTTTGCAGACCCTCCGGAACCTCACGATGGACATCGAACGCGCCCGCTTCAACATGGTCGAGCAGCAGATCCGCCCCTGGGAGGTGCTCGACCAGGATGTGCTCGACCTGCTGTTCGTGGTCCGGCGCGAGGAGTACGTTCCCGCCGCCTACCGGCAGCTGGCCTTCACCGACATGCAGATCCCGCTCACCGTGGACGGCCAGGCGACCGGCGAGGTGATGCTGGCGCCCAAGGTCGAGGCGCGGCTGCTTCAGTCGGCCGCCGTGCGCCGCCACGAGACCGTGCTCGAGATCGGCACGGGCTCGGGCCACATGGCAGCCCTGCTCGCGCACCGGGCACGGCGCGTCGTTTCCTGCGAGATCCGCCCCGAGCTCGCCCGCTTCGCCGCCGACAACCTCGCGCGCGCCGGCGTGGCCAACGTCACGGTCGAGGCTCGAAACGGCCTCGAGGCCGCGGCCGAGACCCTCTGGGACCTGATCGTGCTGTCGGGCTCGGTGCCCTTCGTGCCCGACTCGATTCTGCAGCAGCTGAACCCGGGCGGCGGTCGGCTCGTCGCGATCGTCGGCGAGCTGCCGATGATGGTCGCGCAGGTCGTCACCCGGGTCGGCGAGCGCGAGTACGCAGCCGAGAACCTGTTCGACACGGTCGCAACGCCGCTGGTCGGCTTCCCGCAGAAGGAAAAGTTCCGCTTCTGACCGGGCCTCTCGCGCCCTCGGAAAGACGCCGCAACGCGACAGGACACCGCCGACGATGCACCAGATACAGCCCGCACAACTCGCCAACTGGCTCGAGGCCGCCCAAGCGGACGCGGCCACCGCCGCGGCGCCCGACGCCGGCTTCCACTCGCCCGAGGCGCACGAGCACGCGCCGGTCGGCGAGCACCACCGGCCGATCGAGCAGCCGCTGGTCCTCGACGTGCGCGAGGAGTGGGAGGTGCAGACCGCCCGCATCCCGGGCAGCCTGCACATCCCGATGAACCAGATCCCGGCACGCCTGCACGAGCTGGTCGACGCCGGCCGGCCGATCGTCTGCTACTGTCACCATGGCATGCGAAGCATGCAGGTCGCGATGTTCCTGGAGCACCGGGGAGCCCGCGACGTGTACAACCTGGTCGGCGGCATAGACGCGTGGGCGCGGCTCGTCGACCCGTCCTGCCCCCGCTACTGAGCGCCCGATCCCCCGGGGAGCCCCGTCCCGACCGAGCCGTTCCGGAGCCTACCGATGATCCAGCCGTTTCTCGTCAGGACCTGCGCCGCCGCGATCGGCATCGCCTTGTCGGCGCCGGCCTTCGCCCTCGACCTGCTGCAGGCCTGGCGCGACGCGCTGGCCAGCGACTCGCAGGTCGCCAGCGCCCGCGCGCAGCTGGCCGCGATCCGCGAACGCGTGCCGCAGGCCCAGGCAGGCCTGCTGCCGCAAGTCGGCGCCAGCGCCGCGGTCAACCGCAGCTACTCGAACACCAACGTCGCCCCGTCCCGCGACTTCACCGGGCAGAACTACGGCATCCAGCTCAGCTATCCGCTGTACCGCCTCCAGAACGTCGAGGCGCTCGAGCAGAGCAAGCTGCAGGCGACGCTCGGCGAGGCCCAGTTCGCGCTGGTCCGGCAGGACCTGATCGTGCGGGTGGCGCAGGCCTACTTCGACGTGCTGGCGGCGCAGGACAACGTCACCACGATCCAGGCCCAGAAGCGGGCGATCTCCGAGCAGCTGGCCGCCGCGAAGCGCAACTTCGAGGTCGGCACCGCCACGATCACCGACCAGCAGGAGGCGCAGGCGCGCTTCGATCTGGCGGTGGCCCAGGAGCTCGCCGCGCAGAAC
It encodes:
- a CDS encoding rhodanese-like domain-containing protein, with the protein product MHQIQPAQLANWLEAAQADAATAAAPDAGFHSPEAHEHAPVGEHHRPIEQPLVLDVREEWEVQTARIPGSLHIPMNQIPARLHELVDAGRPIVCYCHHGMRSMQVAMFLEHRGARDVYNLVGGIDAWARLVDPSCPRY
- a CDS encoding protein-L-isoaspartate O-methyltransferase family protein; this encodes MDIERARFNMVEQQIRPWEVLDQDVLDLLFVVRREEYVPAAYRQLAFTDMQIPLTVDGQATGEVMLAPKVEARLLQSAAVRRHETVLEIGTGSGHMAALLAHRARRVVSCEIRPELARFAADNLARAGVANVTVEARNGLEAAAETLWDLIVLSGSVPFVPDSILQQLNPGGGRLVAIVGELPMMVAQVVTRVGEREYAAENLFDTVATPLVGFPQKEKFRF
- the narH gene encoding nitrate reductase subunit beta, whose amino-acid sequence is MKVRAQIGMVLNLDKCIGCHTCSVTCKNVWTTREGMEYAWFNNVETKPGIGYPKDWENQQRWKGGWTRKANGAIEPMQGGKWSLLMKIFSNPNLPEIDDYYEPFTFDYEHLHNAPDMKHAPVARPRSLVSGKRMEKIEWGPNWEEILGGEFSKRSADYNFEGIQKDIYGEFENTFMMYLPRLCEHCLNPACVASCPSGSIYKREEDGIVLIDQDKCRGWRMCVSGCPYKKIYYNWSSGKAEKCIFCYPRIEVGQPTVCSETCVGRIRYLGVLLYDADKIQEAASVADPRDLYQAQLDVFLDPNDPAVIAQARADGIPEAWLQAAKVSPVWKMAMDWKIAFPLHPEYRTLPMVWYVPPLSPISARASSGQISEKGGIPDVASLRIPLRYLANMLTAGDEEPIRVALERMLAMRAFMRARNVEKRHAGELLDKVGMSATQIDDMYRILAIANYEDRFVIPTTHREYAEDAFDMRGGCGFSFGNGCSDGSSAGSLFSSKGKRVIAIKETL
- the narJ gene encoding nitrate reductase molybdenum cofactor assembly chaperone encodes the protein MKPIRYTLRAIGALIDYPQAERQGLAAAVRDALDGERALSPAMREQLAGFADGLERGDAFDLAETWVATFDRGRMTSLHLFEHVHGESRDRGQAMVDLKMLYEKAGLLLSADELPDYLPAFLEYLSTQEPKAALADLRDTADVLRKLGNVLARIGSRYALLPAALLELAGAPGLDEPLPAAEKLAPIDTEALDREWADEPVMFGGEGGCGAASQGGQVSPITIHRKGAGKAPVSHGVQS
- the narI gene encoding respiratory nitrate reductase subunit gamma; this translates as MSGTNQFLFGIYPYIALAIFLLGSLIRFDREQYTWKSDSSELLRRGQLRWGSNLFHLGILMLFGGHFVGLLTPKELYHAVGLSTQGKQIIAMAAGGFAGTLCLIGIALLLHRRHTEPRVRANSRTMDFVILYWILVTLLLGLVSIVASLAHLDGSVMVALSHWAQHIVTFRGDAAGFIVDVPLIYKIHLFFGMTLFVLFPFSRLVHVWSGFASVAYVIRPYQLVRRRGTAR
- a CDS encoding nitrate reductase subunit alpha encodes the protein MSHFLDRLKYFGEKRESFSGGHGATTHEDRTWEEAYRQRWQHDKIVRSTHGVNCTGSCSWKIYVKGGIVTWETQQTDYPRTRPDMPNHEPRGCSRGASYSWYLYSANRLKHPMVRSQLLRLWRAARAEMSPVEAWTSIVESPEKAKSYRSRRGLGGFVRVTWEEANEIVAAANVYTAKKYGPDRIIGFSPIPAMSMISYAAGSRYLSLIGGVCMSFYDWYCDLPPASPMTWGEQTDVPESADWYNSSYILMWGSNVPQTRTPDAHFMVEARYKGTKVVSIFPDYAEGAKFGDLWLKPKQGTDAALAMAMGHVILKEFVANGKSAYFADYLRRYSDMPNLVLLEQQGDRVVTGRMARASDFDGNLGQDNNPEWKTVAYDEKSGEMVVPKGSIGFRWGQKEGGDAGKWNLQSEASDGREIVPQMTLLGSHDEVVEVSFPYFGGVAHPQFNANPVADVITQRVPARRVKTKDGEKLVVTVHDLTLAHYGVDRGLGGDFMPKSYDDNLPYTPKWQQAITGVSPEDVITVAREFADNADKTQGKSMVIIGAAMNHWFHMDMNYRGIINLLVFCGCIGQSGGGWAHYVGQEKLRPQTGWTALAFALDWHRPPRQQNSTSFFYAHTDQWRYERLATSEILSPLADPKKYSGSLIDFNTRAERMGWLPSAPQLQRNPLELSREAKRRGLDPKEYVLDELKGGRLNFSCVDPDHPDNFPRNLFVWRSNLLGSSGKGHEYFLKHLLGTKHGVQGKDLGQMGEAKPEDVAWHDEAPEGKLDLLVTLDFRMSTTCLYSDIVLPTATWYEKNDLNTSDMHPFIHPLSTAVDPAWQARSDWEIFKGFAKRFSELTNGHLGVEQDVVLTPLMHDSPGELSQPFEPKAWFRGECEPVPGKTMPTITVVERDYPATYRKFTSLGPLMAKVGNGGKGIGWNTEHEVDLLGKLNGKVAEPGVSEGLPRIESDIDATEVVLSLAPETNGEVAVKAWEALSKFTGRDHTHLAIPREDEKIRFRDIQAQPRKIISSPTWSGLESEHVSYNAGYTNVHELIPWRTLSGRQQLYQDHPWMRAFGEALVSYRPPVNTRTVEPMLGQRGNGNPEILLNFITPHQKWGIHSTYTDNLLMLTLSRGGPIVWISEIDAKKAGVVDNDWVEVFNVNGALIARAVVSQRVPEGMIMMYHAQEKIVNTPGSEITGTRGGIHNSVTRAVLKPTHMIGGYAQLSYGFNYYGTVGSNRDEFIILRRMDRVDWMDDAA
- a CDS encoding carbonic anhydrase; translated protein: MRIRPVCEGINPLRDIVEGARHFQQAIAPEAREFFGNLAAGQAPKALFVTCSDSRINPFLITDTNPGDLFIMRNAGHIVPPFGAAKGGAEATVEFAVVALGVEDIIVCGHSHCGAIRGLMHPEALGEMPAVRQWLALAEPTRAIVAANFADLPERERTEAMTQVHVLTQMANLRTLPPVAARLARGKLRLHGWVYHIGSSEILVWNRETHRFGRIDGGEPLHYCPEIRLDD
- a CDS encoding TetR/AcrR family transcriptional regulator, which gives rise to MSALPSRSPRWERRKQARPGELLDAALDLFVERGFAATRLDEVAARAGVSKGTLYLYYASKEDLFKAVVRQNIVPLIEAFERDVAAWEAGSAELLQAFFEGWWTRFGATKLAGIAKLVVGEAGNFPELALFFQQEVVLPNAKLLRTIIERGMGRGEFAEVDVEAAVHLWMSPLVMKAIWERSIQPCCPPGFEVPIERFLDAHLRSVLATLAPHDRAARPVG
- a CDS encoding peptidylprolyl isomerase; this translates as MSSIDSTAGFAASRAGLLRRAAELGWLEEGADPDTLVFASPDEEQALLLRVLEHEVPWKSPGADEARRWFDAHAEKYRTGARRSVAHVLYGVTPRVPVGALREHAERRLKEVLADPARFEALAREESNCPSGAEGGALGGIERGETVPEFEQAVFEARAPGVLPLLVATRYGFHIVRVEAIDEGQAPSFDACREAVERDLATDAWLTACRQYLQRLSDEAPAPLVQ